A region from the Geobacter benzoatilyticus genome encodes:
- a CDS encoding DUF4139 domain-containing protein, producing the protein MKRRLLPLLALFALALPLPAGAASTVSTVADQTGIAITIYNQNLGLVKDRRDIRLGAGSGELRFMDVAAQIIPTSVAIAPLSGGELRVLEQNYEYDLLSPQKLMDKYVGKEVKLYQKNPQTEREEVVTATLLSNNDGPVYRIGNEITFGHPGRLIFPGVPDDLIARPTLVWLLESAAADKRSIEASYLTGGISWRADYVATLGEKDDTANLAGWVTIDNHSGTTYRNAALKLVAGDINRAQEQPLRMAKAARFEAMSAPAPQFREESFFEYHLYTLQRPSTIKENQTKQISLVTADAVPVKKEFLLKGENSYYYSQAGDTVKQKVGVFVELENRKEHNLGMPLPKGIVRVYKRDAGGSLQFVGEDTIDHTPEKETVRIKMGDAFDVAAERKQTEWKKIASDTYEAAFEIKLRNHKKEDITVKVVEPVPGDWQMLSSSHPHTKGDAFSAVFQVPVPKDGETTLSYRVRMRY; encoded by the coding sequence ATGAAACGTCGCCTCCTACCACTTCTCGCGCTCTTCGCCCTCGCCCTCCCCTTGCCGGCCGGCGCCGCCTCCACAGTTTCAACCGTGGCGGACCAGACGGGAATCGCCATCACCATCTACAACCAGAACCTCGGCCTCGTGAAGGACCGGCGGGATATCCGCCTGGGTGCCGGGAGCGGAGAGCTCCGCTTCATGGACGTGGCGGCGCAGATCATCCCGACAAGCGTCGCCATTGCCCCCCTTTCCGGCGGGGAGCTACGGGTTCTGGAGCAGAACTACGAGTACGACCTCCTCTCCCCCCAGAAGCTCATGGACAAGTACGTGGGGAAAGAGGTGAAGCTCTACCAGAAAAACCCCCAGACCGAGCGGGAAGAGGTGGTCACCGCAACGCTCCTCTCCAATAACGACGGCCCCGTCTACAGGATCGGCAACGAGATTACCTTCGGTCATCCGGGACGCCTCATCTTCCCCGGTGTCCCCGACGACCTCATTGCCCGGCCGACGCTGGTCTGGCTCCTGGAGAGCGCAGCGGCTGACAAGCGGAGCATCGAGGCCTCCTACCTCACCGGCGGGATTTCCTGGCGGGCCGACTACGTGGCGACCCTGGGCGAGAAGGATGACACAGCGAACCTTGCCGGGTGGGTCACCATCGACAACCACAGCGGCACCACCTACCGCAACGCCGCCCTCAAGCTGGTGGCCGGGGATATCAACCGGGCGCAGGAGCAGCCGCTCCGCATGGCCAAGGCGGCACGGTTCGAGGCCATGTCGGCCCCCGCCCCGCAGTTTCGGGAGGAATCCTTCTTCGAGTACCACCTTTACACCCTCCAGCGCCCCTCCACCATCAAGGAGAACCAGACCAAGCAGATCAGCCTGGTGACCGCCGATGCGGTACCGGTGAAAAAAGAGTTCCTCCTGAAGGGGGAGAACTCCTACTACTACAGCCAGGCCGGCGACACTGTGAAGCAGAAGGTTGGGGTCTTCGTGGAGCTGGAGAACCGGAAGGAGCACAACCTGGGAATGCCGCTCCCCAAGGGGATCGTGCGGGTCTACAAGCGGGATGCCGGAGGAAGCCTCCAGTTCGTGGGTGAGGACACCATCGACCACACCCCGGAGAAGGAAACGGTACGGATAAAGATGGGGGACGCCTTCGATGTGGCGGCCGAGAGGAAACAGACCGAGTGGAAGAAGATCGCCAGCGACACCTATGAGGCGGCATTCGAGATAAAGCTACGCAACCACAAGAAAGAGGATATCACCGTGAAGGTGGTGGAACCGGTCCCCGGCGACTGGCAGATGCTCTCCTCATCCCACCCCCACACGAAGGGGGACGCCTTCAGCGCCGTTTTCCAGGTGCCGGTACCCAAGGATGGGGAGACAACCCTCTCCTACCGGGTGCGGATGCGGTATTGA
- a CDS encoding right-handed parallel beta-helix repeat-containing protein encodes MAQGIKTAVVTAAALAAWSAGTAVFAADVADGSVTAAKIADGAVTYRAIASGAVTYSKISSGAITDEKLGFGAVTTPKIADGAVTDAKIAGPISGQKLGRHGHDGGDIVQGTIDAARLPVGTGPGTVAAGDHTHEFLPHRPAGYITVAAVGGDFTNPLDALDAITDASAEKPYLVKIMPGTYDLGIATLVMKPYVDIEGSGELTTRLRGSAADSGVVAGASHAELRNLSVEASGAEGTIVGIFNGSSAPRISHVTVSAEGGKGAYAIYNLMAGPVLSDVTITALGGDTAFGLFNLHSSPVVKNSAITAGNGIYSYYSGTVTVEGSSVTATLTTLFNDAGATTNVVNSRLTGGRPASNGIMKCVGVYNGNYEPLDCR; translated from the coding sequence ATGGCTCAGGGAATAAAGACGGCAGTGGTTACGGCGGCGGCACTTGCGGCCTGGAGTGCAGGAACCGCGGTATTTGCCGCGGATGTTGCCGATGGCTCGGTTACCGCAGCGAAGATCGCCGACGGCGCTGTCACCTATCGGGCCATTGCTTCCGGCGCCGTTACATACAGCAAGATTTCCTCGGGCGCCATCACCGACGAGAAGCTCGGTTTCGGGGCGGTGACCACGCCGAAGATTGCCGACGGTGCCGTTACCGACGCCAAGATCGCCGGCCCCATCTCGGGCCAGAAGCTTGGCCGCCACGGCCACGACGGCGGCGACATCGTTCAGGGGACCATTGACGCGGCCCGGCTTCCCGTTGGGACCGGCCCCGGCACCGTTGCCGCCGGCGATCATACCCATGAGTTCCTCCCGCACCGGCCGGCCGGCTACATCACCGTGGCAGCCGTCGGCGGCGACTTCACCAATCCCCTCGACGCCCTCGACGCCATTACCGACGCCTCCGCCGAAAAACCCTACCTGGTGAAGATCATGCCCGGCACCTACGACCTGGGGATTGCCACCCTCGTCATGAAACCCTATGTGGACATCGAGGGGTCCGGCGAGCTGACCACCCGCCTGCGGGGAAGTGCCGCCGATTCCGGGGTGGTGGCCGGGGCTTCCCATGCCGAGTTGCGGAACCTCTCCGTTGAGGCCAGCGGCGCCGAAGGAACCATTGTGGGGATCTTCAACGGAAGCTCCGCACCGCGCATCTCCCACGTTACCGTCAGCGCCGAGGGGGGCAAGGGGGCCTACGCCATATACAACCTCATGGCCGGTCCGGTTCTTTCGGATGTCACCATTACGGCGCTGGGAGGGGATACCGCCTTCGGCCTCTTCAATCTCCACTCGTCGCCCGTTGTGAAGAACTCGGCCATTACGGCGGGCAACGGCATCTACAGCTACTATTCCGGCACGGTCACCGTGGAAGGCTCGTCGGTAACGGCCACTCTCACAACCCTTTTCAACGACGCCGGCGCCACGACTAACGTGGTCAACTCGCGCCTCACGGGGGGGCGTCCCGCGTCCAACGGCATCATGAAGTGCGTCGGTGTCTACAACGGGAATTACGAGCCCCTCGACTGCCGCTGA
- a CDS encoding cytochrome c biogenesis protein ResB: MIKRIYESLASLSLGLWLMGGVMVLLAAGSFGGEAAASLNEMPLFAWLGAAPVSVSWWLWGTLGLLALLVVNTLFCSVEAIRLRYGKAGLVALLAPQLMHAGFLLIVLAHLLSAKGGAKQAMQLFEGSDLSFPGGGSVVVEAIEVESDHRGMPLDYRARMRVVEQGRSTPVTVRPNEPLFHGGLGIYLKYAEPAPVPAAFVEIHREPGAGWALAGALLFTVGNGMLLAVRRERRPA; the protein is encoded by the coding sequence ATGATAAAGAGAATATACGAATCCCTCGCTTCCCTTTCCCTGGGCCTCTGGCTCATGGGTGGGGTCATGGTTCTCCTGGCGGCGGGCTCTTTCGGGGGCGAGGCTGCGGCCTCCCTGAACGAGATGCCCCTCTTCGCCTGGCTCGGCGCGGCACCGGTTTCGGTTTCCTGGTGGCTCTGGGGCACCCTCGGCCTTTTGGCGCTGCTGGTGGTGAATACGCTTTTCTGCAGCGTGGAGGCGATACGGCTGCGCTACGGCAAGGCGGGGCTCGTGGCGCTCCTGGCTCCCCAGCTCATGCATGCGGGATTTCTCCTGATTGTCCTTGCCCACCTCCTGAGCGCCAAGGGGGGGGCGAAGCAGGCGATGCAGCTCTTCGAGGGGTCTGATCTCAGCTTTCCCGGAGGCGGTTCCGTGGTGGTGGAGGCCATTGAGGTGGAATCGGACCATCGCGGGATGCCGCTGGACTACCGGGCAAGGATGCGGGTTGTGGAGCAGGGGAGATCAACCCCTGTAACGGTGCGCCCCAACGAGCCCCTTTTTCATGGTGGACTCGGCATCTACCTCAAGTATGCGGAACCGGCCCCGGTCCCCGCCGCCTTTGTGGAGATACACCGGGAGCCGGGGGCCGGGTGGGCCCTTGCCGGCGCGCTGCTCTTCACCGTTGGCAACGGCATGCTCCTGGCGGTTCGGCGGGAGCGCCGGCCGGCGTAG
- the ccsA gene encoding cytochrome c biogenesis protein CcsA, which produces MKWLLLISVGLYLFGAFRRPFFAAGLVAGAAYLAARGIELGRLPLVGPHDTLAFFSVSIGLMALPFLFSPVLLKSSSFTWVTGCTAALFGLMAFLFPAFAMPLPPVLRTLWFELHVALAFFAYALFAIGAVLGALFLAGGERRLLDLQYRAALVGYTFFSGSMVSGGIWGYFAWGTYWLWTPKELWTSILWVYYTFWLHLRLKGTGGDRALAWAGIAGFAVMLFTYLGVSILMKSSHSF; this is translated from the coding sequence ATGAAATGGCTGCTTCTCATATCCGTCGGGCTGTATCTTTTCGGTGCTTTCCGCCGCCCCTTTTTCGCGGCGGGGCTCGTGGCCGGAGCGGCCTATCTGGCCGCCAGGGGAATCGAGCTGGGGCGGCTCCCCCTCGTGGGGCCCCACGACACCCTTGCGTTCTTCTCGGTTTCCATCGGGCTCATGGCGCTGCCGTTCCTCTTTTCGCCGGTGTTGCTGAAATCGTCGTCCTTTACCTGGGTGACCGGGTGCACGGCGGCCCTGTTCGGGCTTATGGCATTTCTTTTCCCCGCGTTCGCCATGCCGCTCCCGCCGGTGCTCCGCACCCTCTGGTTCGAGCTTCACGTGGCACTTGCCTTTTTCGCCTACGCCCTCTTCGCCATAGGTGCGGTTCTCGGCGCCCTGTTTCTGGCCGGAGGCGAGCGGCGGCTCCTGGACCTCCAGTATCGGGCGGCCCTGGTGGGGTACACTTTTTTCTCCGGTTCCATGGTGTCGGGAGGGATTTGGGGCTACTTCGCCTGGGGGACCTACTGGCTCTGGACCCCCAAGGAGCTCTGGACCTCCATCCTCTGGGTCTACTACACGTTCTGGCTCCATCTGCGGCTCAAGGGAACAGGGGGTGACAGGGCCCTGGCCTGGGCCGGCATTGCCGGGTTTGCGGTCATGCTCTTCACCTACCTGGGAGTGAGCATACTGATGAAGAGCTCCCACAGTTTCTGA